The following proteins come from a genomic window of Solwaraspora sp. WMMA2065:
- a CDS encoding Rieske 2Fe-2S domain-containing protein has product MRALLMKIEQATGLDRIGDRLQQGVQRRISNERVRDLLHGVWLGHPLHPVLIQVPMGAWLSAAVLDMLPGQRRAATTLVGVGTAAAIPAAVTGANDWASLSREQRRIGLVHAIANTVGVACYTGSLVARLRGRHQTGRTLGFLGLAAVGAGGFLGGHLAYKQAAGVNHAVPELHRISAGWHPIAEFANLPEAGMISRQVDDVPVLVYRHGEDVTVLLAHCAHQNGPLDQGEVISADGHACVVCPWHGSAFRLTDGTVAHGPAATDQQVLRSRVVAGVVQAQLP; this is encoded by the coding sequence ATGCGGGCACTGTTGATGAAGATCGAGCAGGCGACCGGGCTGGACCGGATCGGCGACCGGCTGCAACAAGGCGTCCAGCGGCGGATCAGCAACGAACGGGTCCGCGACCTGCTGCACGGGGTGTGGCTGGGGCATCCACTGCACCCGGTGCTGATCCAGGTGCCGATGGGTGCCTGGCTGAGCGCCGCCGTACTCGACATGCTGCCCGGCCAGCGACGGGCCGCGACCACCCTGGTCGGCGTCGGCACCGCCGCCGCGATCCCGGCGGCGGTCACCGGGGCGAACGACTGGGCGAGCCTGTCCCGCGAGCAGCGCCGGATCGGTCTGGTGCACGCGATCGCCAACACCGTCGGCGTGGCCTGCTACACCGGATCGCTGGTCGCCCGGCTACGCGGCCGGCACCAGACCGGCCGTACGCTCGGATTCCTCGGCCTCGCCGCGGTCGGTGCCGGCGGCTTCCTCGGCGGTCATCTCGCCTACAAGCAGGCCGCCGGGGTCAACCACGCGGTGCCCGAGCTGCATCGGATCTCCGCCGGTTGGCACCCGATCGCCGAGTTCGCCAACCTGCCCGAAGCGGGAATGATCAGCCGGCAGGTGGACGACGTGCCGGTGCTGGTCTACCGGCACGGCGAGGACGTCACGGTGCTGCTGGCCCACTGCGCCCACCAGAACGGCCCCCTCGACCAGGGTGAGGTGATCAGCGCGGACGGCCACGCCTGTGTGGTCTGCCCGTGGCACGGCAGCGCGTTCCGGCTCACCGACGGCACCGTCGCCCACGGCCCGGCCGCCACTGATCAGCAGGTGCTGCGCAGCCGGGTGGTGGCCGGGGTCGTGCAGGCCCAGCTGCCCTGA
- a CDS encoding HAMP domain-containing sensor histidine kinase — protein sequence MPVDLATVVENAVLAESDRAQEYGVVIALDRSDGPLPVAGVSSALRRVVSDLLTNALRHSRPGGRIDVAVCRAAAGDTIKLTVADTGDGFDPDERIFDRFHRGAGSDRLHIGLGLALLREVVTAHRGTIEAAGHPGAGAKFTVRLPAAAALPGQGSWACTTPATTRLRSTC from the coding sequence GTGCCGGTCGACCTGGCAACCGTCGTCGAGAACGCGGTCCTCGCCGAGAGCGACCGGGCACAGGAGTACGGCGTGGTCATCGCCCTGGACCGGTCGGACGGTCCGCTGCCGGTGGCCGGGGTCTCCTCGGCGCTGCGCAGGGTGGTGTCCGACCTGCTGACCAACGCGTTGCGGCATTCCCGACCGGGCGGGCGGATCGACGTCGCCGTCTGCCGTGCCGCTGCCGGCGACACGATCAAACTGACCGTCGCAGACACCGGCGACGGCTTCGACCCCGACGAGCGCATCTTCGACCGGTTCCATCGCGGAGCCGGGTCGGACCGGCTGCACATCGGCCTGGGCCTGGCGCTGCTGCGCGAGGTGGTGACCGCGCACCGTGGCACCATCGAGGCCGCCGGCCACCCCGGTGCCGGTGCGAAGTTCACCGTACGGTTGCCGGCTGCCGCGGCACTGCCGGGTCAGGGCAGCTGGGCCTGCACGACCCCGGCCACCACCCGGCTGCGCAGCACCTGCTGA
- a CDS encoding LysM peptidoglycan-binding domain-containing protein, whose protein sequence is MRATRVSPVRRLGQVLTGLGALTVLLILLAGAPVALIAFAGNPLPDHLPGIDEIGTALTSRDGGQLFIRVLAVAGWLGWATFLLSVLVEVPARLLRRPAPKLPGMGRQQRVAAALVGSISLILVAGPAAAFAAPGPVEATSAAAVVGTGFGSAPELAAPAGQQATPNQLVGASGRSAAPAPAAVGSPAPLVSPAALHTLAAAPTGPGADGTAPTDQPDQPAESAVYRVAKGDYLGHIADRYLGGFSDYRELADLNEIDDPDRIRAGQLLRLPAEVTDTGVRPHATGTVVTPAVTSTTEQPTPSQPTPEQPAAPQTPPPVDVPSDADRPAWQVDNDATGNLGGGVSAGRSGPEQNLNRPLAVTAVITAASIVGAQIGTMLGLKRRTAGTSGETGRHRRDRN, encoded by the coding sequence ATGCGCGCGACCCGCGTTTCCCCCGTCCGGCGGCTCGGGCAGGTCCTCACCGGCCTGGGTGCGCTGACCGTCCTGTTGATCCTGCTCGCCGGCGCACCGGTCGCGCTGATCGCGTTCGCCGGCAACCCGCTGCCCGACCACCTGCCCGGCATCGACGAGATCGGCACCGCGCTGACCAGCCGCGACGGTGGACAGTTGTTCATCCGGGTGTTGGCGGTTGCCGGCTGGTTGGGCTGGGCGACGTTCCTGCTGTCGGTGCTGGTGGAGGTGCCGGCCCGACTGCTGCGCCGGCCGGCGCCGAAGCTGCCCGGCATGGGCCGGCAGCAGCGGGTCGCCGCCGCACTGGTCGGATCGATCTCGTTGATCCTGGTCGCCGGTCCGGCGGCGGCGTTCGCCGCACCGGGGCCGGTCGAGGCGACCTCGGCGGCGGCGGTGGTGGGCACCGGGTTCGGCAGCGCCCCTGAGCTTGCCGCGCCCGCCGGCCAGCAGGCGACACCGAACCAGCTCGTCGGTGCCAGCGGGCGGTCCGCCGCGCCGGCACCGGCCGCAGTCGGCTCGCCGGCCCCGCTGGTCTCGCCAGCGGCGTTGCACACGCTCGCCGCAGCCCCCACCGGACCGGGCGCCGACGGCACAGCGCCGACGGATCAGCCGGACCAGCCGGCGGAGTCGGCCGTGTACCGGGTCGCCAAGGGCGACTACCTCGGCCACATCGCCGACCGCTACCTCGGCGGGTTCAGTGACTACCGGGAGCTGGCCGACCTCAACGAAATCGACGACCCGGACCGGATCCGGGCCGGCCAGCTGCTGCGGTTGCCGGCCGAGGTGACGGACACCGGTGTACGGCCGCACGCCACCGGCACGGTCGTCACCCCGGCGGTGACGTCCACGACGGAACAGCCCACGCCGTCGCAGCCGACGCCGGAGCAGCCGGCGGCTCCGCAGACCCCGCCGCCGGTCGATGTACCGTCAGATGCCGACCGCCCCGCCTGGCAGGTGGACAACGACGCCACCGGCAACCTCGGCGGCGGCGTCTCCGCCGGCCGGTCCGGCCCGGAGCAGAACCTGAACCGTCCACTCGCGGTGACCGCGGTGATCACCGCAGCGAGCATCGTCGGCGCGCAGATCGGCACCATGCTCGGGTTGAAACGGCGTACCGCCGGAACGTCCGGCGAGACCGGCCGGCACCGCCGCGACCGGAACTGA
- a CDS encoding pilus assembly protein TadG-related protein — translation MSRQRPGGSRQQPGVDGGAYDHRDAGRVSVFLAVAFLAVATVLGITVDAAGKYRTKQRADNLAAEAARTGGQQIDIGLAVSGEGQFIDVPAATAAVDHYFDDLPGVTGYTVEVAPDQQQMTVTVDMTYETTMLSLFGFPPGIPVTGQATAVLRTDP, via the coding sequence ATGAGCCGCCAGCGGCCGGGCGGAAGCCGCCAGCAGCCGGGCGTCGACGGCGGTGCGTACGATCACCGCGACGCGGGGCGGGTGAGTGTCTTCCTCGCCGTGGCCTTCCTCGCCGTGGCCACCGTCCTCGGGATCACCGTGGACGCCGCCGGCAAGTACCGCACCAAGCAACGGGCGGACAACCTGGCCGCTGAGGCGGCTCGCACCGGCGGGCAGCAGATCGACATCGGTCTGGCGGTCAGCGGGGAGGGCCAGTTCATCGACGTCCCGGCGGCCACCGCCGCAGTCGACCACTACTTCGACGACCTGCCCGGGGTGACCGGGTACACGGTCGAGGTCGCCCCCGATCAGCAGCAGATGACGGTGACCGTCGACATGACCTACGAGACCACCATGCTCAGCCTCTTCGGTTTCCCGCCGGGGATCCCGGTGACCGGGCAGGCCACCGCCGTGCTCCGGACCGACCCGTGA
- a CDS encoding TadE/TadG family type IV pilus assembly protein — protein sequence MRRRHAGSGQGSGQGSGRGRDRGSVSVEVAILTPAFLLLVVVAWVTGRTVLARNALDAAAHDAARAASISRSVAEAQTNAEYAAQQRLDWEGIACTGEPAADFAPNGVDTLTNAFATAPGSTTALIHVRVSCTVQFGDLGLPWVAQDRLLSADFRSPLDRYRGRG from the coding sequence GTGCGGCGACGCCATGCGGGTTCCGGCCAGGGCTCCGGCCAGGGCTCCGGCCGGGGCCGCGACCGGGGGTCCGTCTCGGTGGAGGTGGCCATCCTGACCCCGGCGTTCCTGCTGCTGGTCGTCGTCGCCTGGGTGACCGGGCGGACCGTGCTGGCCCGCAACGCCCTGGACGCGGCGGCGCACGACGCCGCCCGCGCCGCCTCCATCTCCCGGTCCGTGGCCGAGGCGCAGACCAACGCCGAGTACGCCGCGCAGCAGCGCCTCGACTGGGAGGGCATCGCCTGCACCGGGGAACCGGCCGCCGACTTCGCCCCGAACGGGGTGGACACCCTGACCAATGCGTTCGCCACCGCGCCCGGCAGCACCACCGCGCTGATCCACGTCCGGGTGAGCTGCACGGTCCAGTTCGGCGACCTGGGGCTGCCCTGGGTGGCGCAGGACCGGCTGCTCAGCGCCGACTTCCGTTCCCCGCTGGACCGCTACCGGGGGCGGGGATGA
- a CDS encoding TadE/TadG family type IV pilus assembly protein, which yields MCRHFAGRAGRTIPTPVVRPAPTPVVQPARDRGAAPVELAILLPAILLLLFASIQVAALFLARTVALSAAQQAVTAERGYDALGSGNADTGVGAQRAAAFLADAGDWLAPDPLPAPSVGPDGRYVSYTVSGKALSLVPGVTFTVSETANGEIERFEQVAGG from the coding sequence ATGTGCCGTCACTTCGCCGGCCGGGCGGGCCGGACCATCCCCACCCCGGTGGTCCGGCCCGCCCCCACCCCGGTGGTCCAGCCTGCCCGGGACCGGGGCGCGGCGCCGGTCGAGTTGGCCATCCTGTTGCCGGCGATCCTGCTGCTGCTGTTCGCCTCGATCCAGGTCGCCGCGCTGTTCCTGGCCCGTACCGTGGCGTTGAGCGCCGCCCAGCAGGCGGTCACCGCCGAACGCGGCTACGACGCGTTGGGCAGCGGCAACGCCGACACCGGGGTGGGTGCGCAACGCGCTGCCGCGTTCCTCGCCGACGCCGGCGACTGGCTCGCCCCGGACCCGCTGCCGGCGCCGTCGGTCGGCCCGGACGGGCGGTACGTGTCGTACACCGTCAGCGGTAAGGCACTGTCGCTGGTGCCGGGCGTGACGTTCACCGTCAGCGAGACCGCCAACGGCGAGATCGAGCGGTTCGAGCAGGTCGCGGGAGGCTGA
- a CDS encoding IS110 family transposase, producing the protein MLFIGDDWAEDHHDVELMDASGRRLAKARLPEGIAGITRLHAMIGTALGDDIDADAAAAQVKIGIETDRGPWVQALVAAGYTVYPVNPLQAARYRERLAVSRAKSDAADAHMLADMVRTDSHQLSPMAGDSADAEAVKVVTRMHKTLIWERTRAVQRLRHALREYFPAALEAFEDLDAADTLQLLAKAPDPASAARLSISQISAALKRARRRDVAAKAASIQAVLRAEHLGQPAVVTTAYAASVRALVALLVTLNEQVKALQGQVEDHFGRHPDAEIILSQPGLGAVLGARVLAEFGDDHDRYATAKARKNYAATSPITRASGKKRTVAARFVHNDRLIDALMTQAFSALKASPGARAYYDRQRARGASYNAALRQLANRLVGILHGCLKTGTVYDEATAWSHHLSKAAA; encoded by the coding sequence TTGCTGTTCATAGGAGATGACTGGGCGGAGGACCACCACGACGTCGAGCTCATGGACGCCTCCGGCCGCAGGCTGGCCAAGGCGAGGCTGCCCGAGGGCATCGCCGGCATCACCAGGCTCCACGCGATGATCGGCACGGCGCTCGGCGACGACATCGACGCCGACGCTGCTGCTGCTCAGGTGAAGATCGGTATCGAGACCGATCGGGGCCCGTGGGTGCAGGCGCTGGTCGCCGCCGGGTACACGGTGTACCCGGTCAACCCGTTGCAGGCGGCCCGCTACCGGGAACGTCTGGCGGTGTCCCGGGCCAAGAGCGACGCCGCCGACGCGCACATGCTGGCCGACATGGTGCGCACCGACTCGCACCAACTGAGCCCGATGGCCGGAGACTCGGCGGACGCCGAGGCGGTCAAGGTCGTCACCCGGATGCACAAGACGCTGATCTGGGAACGCACCCGTGCTGTGCAGCGGCTGCGGCACGCGCTGCGGGAGTACTTCCCTGCGGCGTTGGAGGCGTTCGAGGACCTCGACGCCGCTGACACCCTGCAACTCCTCGCGAAGGCCCCTGATCCGGCCAGCGCCGCCCGGCTGAGTATCAGCCAGATCAGCGCCGCTCTCAAACGGGCCCGGCGCCGTGACGTCGCGGCCAAGGCCGCGTCGATCCAGGCGGTGCTGCGTGCCGAGCACCTCGGCCAGCCGGCCGTGGTCACCACCGCCTACGCCGCGTCGGTGCGCGCCCTGGTCGCCCTGCTGGTCACTCTCAACGAGCAGGTCAAGGCCCTGCAAGGGCAGGTGGAGGACCATTTTGGCCGGCACCCGGACGCTGAGATCATCCTGTCCCAGCCCGGACTGGGTGCCGTCCTCGGCGCCCGGGTGCTCGCCGAGTTCGGTGACGACCACGACCGCTACGCCACCGCGAAGGCCCGGAAGAACTACGCCGCGACCAGCCCGATCACCCGCGCGTCCGGGAAGAAGAGGACCGTCGCGGCCCGGTTCGTCCACAACGACCGGCTCATCGACGCCCTGATGACCCAGGCGTTCTCCGCGTTGAAGGCCTCGCCGGGTGCCCGCGCCTACTACGACCGGCAACGTGCCCGCGGCGCCAGCTACAACGCCGCGCTGCGCCAACTCGCCAACCGGCTCGTCGGCATCCTGCACGGATGCCTGAAGACCGGCACCGTCTACGACGAGGCGACCGCGTGGTCGCATCACCTCAGCAAGGCTGCTGCTTGA
- a CDS encoding type II secretion system F family protein, protein MLNWQLTVAVVSGALVGLGLFLLLRETSPATPALSPALRRLHHTQGRPGVVAADSDLAWLTGVVRWLRPPHKELALLGRTPEQYALSLLLSALIGLVAPPVLGMALGVVGIDLPVAVPVAAGLVLATAAALIAHQDVVSKARQARREFSRAVCTYLDLVALQLSAAHGPVQALERAAKVCDGWVFERIREALRLAQLQMHSPWDELRDLSDQIGVPELGDVGSIMQSSGTEGAQVHETLRSRADSLRDQIRTDNLARAEAVTGRLDIPGAFLVFVLIGFVLYPFLARI, encoded by the coding sequence ATCCTCAACTGGCAGTTGACCGTCGCGGTGGTCAGTGGAGCGCTGGTCGGCCTCGGGTTGTTCCTGCTGCTGCGGGAGACCAGCCCGGCCACGCCGGCCCTCTCGCCGGCGTTGCGCCGGCTGCACCACACCCAGGGCCGGCCGGGTGTGGTCGCCGCCGACAGCGATCTGGCCTGGCTGACCGGCGTGGTCCGGTGGCTGCGGCCACCGCACAAGGAACTCGCCCTGCTCGGCCGGACCCCGGAGCAGTACGCCCTGTCGCTGCTGCTGTCGGCGTTGATCGGGCTGGTCGCGCCACCGGTGCTGGGCATGGCGCTCGGCGTGGTCGGCATCGACCTGCCGGTCGCCGTACCGGTGGCCGCCGGCCTGGTGCTGGCGACGGCGGCCGCGCTGATCGCCCACCAGGACGTGGTCAGCAAGGCCCGGCAGGCCCGGCGGGAGTTCAGCCGGGCGGTCTGCACCTATCTGGACCTCGTCGCGTTGCAGCTGTCCGCCGCGCACGGGCCGGTGCAGGCGTTGGAGCGGGCGGCGAAGGTGTGCGACGGCTGGGTCTTCGAACGGATCCGGGAGGCGCTGCGGCTGGCCCAGCTGCAGATGCATTCACCCTGGGACGAGTTGCGGGACCTGTCCGACCAGATCGGCGTACCGGAGCTCGGTGACGTCGGATCGATCATGCAGTCGTCGGGCACCGAAGGTGCCCAGGTGCACGAGACGTTGCGGAGCCGCGCCGACTCGTTGCGCGACCAGATCAGGACCGACAACCTGGCTCGGGCGGAGGCGGTCACCGGCCGGCTCGACATCCCGGGAGCATTCCTGGTTTTCGTCCTGATCGGATTCGTCCTCTATCCCTTCCTGGCCCGGATCTGA
- a CDS encoding type II secretion system F family protein — protein MNLPANIEIIAVIAGAACIGGLVLAVVALIGTSRPPGPPSRAGLLVRRLWLGSGASRREQRQHQALLVAAGLVGAFAFLITGLPVAGILVAVAVPGAPWLFSVGKAERRAIARIEAVGEWTRRLKDVSGTGQGLQQAIIGTVSTAPEQINPEVRDLASRLQAGWLGRTALLTFADEIGDPVCDQVVAALILHLTDRGERLGDVLGSIANAAAAEVATRREVEAKRTQPRFAVRFLTVMTLLVLGYGLVNPDYMAPYGTPTGQLVMVALGGLFVALLVWVRQMSIPPRPARFLAAPDPDEVLS, from the coding sequence GTGAACCTGCCCGCCAACATCGAGATCATCGCGGTCATCGCCGGCGCGGCCTGCATCGGTGGCCTGGTCCTCGCCGTCGTCGCGCTGATCGGCACCAGCCGGCCACCCGGGCCGCCGTCGCGCGCCGGGCTGCTGGTGCGTCGGCTCTGGCTGGGCTCCGGCGCCAGCCGCCGTGAGCAGCGCCAGCATCAGGCGCTGCTGGTCGCCGCCGGGCTGGTCGGCGCGTTCGCCTTCCTGATCACCGGCCTGCCGGTGGCCGGCATCCTGGTCGCGGTCGCCGTGCCGGGGGCGCCGTGGCTGTTCAGCGTCGGCAAGGCGGAGCGGCGGGCGATCGCCCGGATCGAAGCCGTCGGCGAGTGGACCCGCCGACTCAAGGATGTCTCCGGCACCGGCCAGGGCCTGCAGCAGGCAATCATCGGCACGGTCAGCACCGCTCCTGAGCAGATCAACCCGGAGGTACGGGATCTGGCGTCCCGGCTACAGGCCGGCTGGCTGGGCCGGACCGCGCTGCTGACGTTCGCCGACGAGATCGGCGACCCGGTCTGCGACCAGGTCGTGGCGGCGTTGATCCTGCACCTCACCGACCGGGGCGAGCGGCTCGGTGACGTCCTGGGGTCGATCGCGAACGCGGCCGCCGCCGAGGTCGCCACTCGCCGCGAGGTGGAGGCCAAACGCACCCAGCCCCGGTTCGCGGTGCGGTTCCTGACCGTGATGACCCTGCTGGTCCTCGGGTACGGGCTGGTCAACCCGGACTACATGGCGCCGTACGGCACGCCGACCGGCCAACTGGTCATGGTCGCGCTGGGCGGCCTGTTCGTCGCGCTGCTCGTCTGGGTGCGGCAGATGAGCATTCCGCCCCGACCGGCCCGGTTCCTCGCCGCCCCGGACCCCGACGAGGTGCTGTCATGA
- a CDS encoding ATPase, T2SS/T4P/T4SS family, with amino-acid sequence MRFEPVLSDPRDESDNTAGRPQRPARDRPDPLTSITPPLGPNGIPGEAAPGEAVPPAATRHSGVPLRPAQHGHSARHSWPLVVPVSAPPTARPTGAPRPGIQPGAAPATLPPTALAPPTTPPATPDTTGTGALARPRTDFALVRELRRELSTRLTRWQRGREFTIDEEDVERARLAVAVVAEYADQVRRAGTPLTAYEERVLLDQVTAELVGLGRLQTLLVDDTIEEVHILGCDQVRITRRNGQVDWHAPIADSDDELVEILQAAARRAGATERSLSTSKPTLDLQLPDGSRLAAVYLVSHRPYAVIRKHNTLDISLDDVAGGRPDLDEMIDVLVRDFLRASMRAGLNIMVAGLAGAGKTTVIRALMDEIPPDEPYVLLEESRELLPARRTDRHRAVMSFEAREGHGERGFDGRPAGEVSIADLIPVSLRMGVLRIIVGEVRSREIVPMLQAMTTSRGSMCTIHARTPSGVGERIVELALSHGREMTVDQARRMAGNALDLIVYVTVEDETGIGGRKHRFVSHVEEVIGVGEGGRIATTTVFGPGADGRAVPRHLPERIREQLLRVGYDARMLSRYIEAGVGAWRRPRHTVLRGQR; translated from the coding sequence ATGCGATTTGAGCCAGTTCTGAGCGATCCCCGCGACGAGTCCGACAACACCGCCGGCCGGCCGCAGCGGCCGGCCCGGGACCGGCCGGACCCGCTCACCTCGATCACCCCGCCACTCGGTCCGAACGGCATTCCGGGCGAAGCCGCCCCCGGCGAAGCCGTACCGCCCGCCGCGACGCGGCACAGCGGCGTGCCGCTGCGTCCCGCGCAGCACGGCCACAGCGCGCGGCACAGTTGGCCCCTGGTCGTCCCGGTCAGCGCGCCGCCCACCGCCCGGCCCACGGGCGCACCCCGGCCCGGCATCCAGCCCGGTGCCGCCCCGGCCACCCTGCCGCCGACCGCGCTGGCTCCACCCACCACGCCGCCGGCCACCCCCGACACCACCGGCACCGGTGCGCTGGCCCGGCCGCGTACCGACTTCGCGCTGGTCCGCGAGCTGCGCCGGGAGCTCAGCACCCGGCTCACCCGCTGGCAGCGGGGTCGCGAGTTCACCATCGACGAGGAGGACGTCGAGCGGGCCCGGCTCGCCGTCGCGGTCGTCGCCGAGTACGCCGACCAGGTCCGCCGGGCCGGCACCCCGCTGACCGCGTACGAGGAACGGGTGCTGCTCGACCAGGTCACCGCCGAACTCGTCGGGCTCGGCCGGCTGCAGACCCTGCTGGTCGACGACACCATCGAAGAGGTTCACATCCTCGGCTGTGACCAGGTGCGGATCACCCGGCGCAACGGGCAGGTGGACTGGCACGCCCCGATCGCCGACAGCGACGACGAACTGGTGGAGATCCTGCAGGCGGCCGCCCGGCGGGCCGGGGCCACCGAACGGTCGCTGTCCACCTCGAAGCCGACGCTGGACCTGCAACTGCCCGACGGCAGCCGGCTGGCCGCCGTCTACCTGGTCAGCCACCGCCCGTACGCGGTGATCCGCAAGCACAACACTCTGGACATCAGCCTCGACGACGTGGCCGGCGGCCGGCCCGACCTGGACGAGATGATCGACGTGCTGGTCCGTGACTTCCTGCGGGCGTCGATGCGGGCCGGGCTGAACATCATGGTCGCCGGGCTGGCCGGGGCCGGCAAGACCACCGTGATCCGGGCGCTGATGGACGAGATCCCACCCGACGAGCCGTACGTGCTGCTGGAGGAGAGCCGGGAACTGCTGCCGGCCCGGCGTACCGATCGGCACCGGGCGGTGATGAGCTTCGAGGCCCGCGAGGGCCACGGCGAACGCGGTTTCGACGGCCGTCCGGCCGGTGAGGTGAGCATCGCCGACCTGATCCCGGTCTCGCTGCGGATGGGGGTACTGCGGATCATCGTCGGTGAGGTCCGGTCCCGGGAGATCGTGCCGATGCTGCAGGCGATGACGACCAGCCGTGGCTCGATGTGCACCATCCACGCCCGTACCCCGTCGGGGGTCGGCGAGCGGATCGTCGAGCTGGCCCTGTCGCACGGCCGGGAGATGACCGTCGACCAGGCCCGCCGGATGGCCGGCAACGCCCTCGACCTGATCGTCTACGTCACCGTCGAGGACGAGACCGGCATCGGCGGACGCAAACACCGGTTCGTCTCGCACGTCGAGGAGGTGATCGGGGTCGGCGAGGGCGGTCGGATCGCCACCACCACCGTCTTCGGCCCCGGCGCGGACGGCCGGGCGGTTCCTCGGCACCTGCCGGAACGGATCCGCGAGCAGCTGCTGCGGGTCGGCTACGACGCCCGGATGCTGTCCCGCTACATCGAGGCCGGCGTCGGTGCCTGGCGTCGGCCACGGCACACCGTCCTGCGGGGGCAGCGGTGA
- a CDS encoding ParA family protein — protein sequence MAIVALVSAKGSPGVTTSALACTLAWHHRVVLAECDPAGGTLMAGYLGGALEGRRGIGELAVSELRDGNLEEAFWSQLVDLDAPRRERLLLPGVVDPTQIGSVTPLWQRFADFFVGLERGRPPYDVIVDCGRLYVANPPWPILRAATVVLVVAAAHLPDLSSARAAVTTIERDFAEHRVPPGSLRLLLVGDGHSRAEISRALQLPVISRLPADPRTAEVLSHGGTVKLNRPLLRAAGALEVPVRSLIERRQARLRWATPEGVPNAI from the coding sequence ATGGCCATCGTCGCGCTCGTCTCCGCCAAGGGTTCCCCCGGCGTCACCACCAGCGCGCTCGCCTGCACGCTCGCCTGGCACCACCGGGTGGTGCTCGCCGAGTGCGATCCGGCCGGCGGGACGTTGATGGCCGGCTACCTCGGCGGTGCCCTGGAGGGCCGGCGGGGGATCGGGGAACTGGCGGTCAGCGAGTTGCGCGACGGCAACCTGGAGGAGGCCTTCTGGAGCCAGTTGGTCGACCTGGACGCCCCCCGTCGGGAGCGGCTGCTGCTGCCCGGCGTGGTCGACCCGACGCAGATCGGCAGCGTCACCCCTCTGTGGCAACGGTTCGCCGACTTCTTCGTCGGCCTGGAACGCGGCCGTCCACCGTACGACGTGATCGTCGACTGTGGTCGGCTCTACGTCGCTAATCCACCGTGGCCGATCCTGCGGGCGGCGACCGTCGTCCTGGTGGTGGCGGCCGCGCACCTGCCCGACCTGTCCAGCGCCCGGGCGGCGGTGACCACCATCGAGCGGGACTTCGCCGAGCACCGGGTGCCGCCCGGTTCACTGCGGCTGCTGCTGGTCGGTGACGGCCACAGCCGCGCCGAGATCAGCAGGGCCCTGCAGTTGCCGGTGATCTCCCGGTTGCCGGCCGACCCCCGTACCGCCGAGGTGCTCAGCCACGGCGGCACGGTCAAGCTCAACCGGCCGCTGCTGCGGGCGGCCGGCGCGTTGGAGGTCCCGGTCCGTTCGCTGATCGAGCGACGGCAGGCCCGGCTGCGGTGGGCAACGCCGGAAGGGGTGCCGAATGCGATTTGA
- a CDS encoding SAF domain-containing protein → MTVATTRTGQGGVDAPVTPPKIVRQRRVRPGLLGLAVLLIALGGLGSAFAVTSVRATGSYLAVARDVSVGTVLSADDLVTVQVAGGQAIKPVPASQLDQVVGLRAAVALVPGSLLTPAQLTNEPMIGPDQQQIALGLRADQVPARQLNPGDKLILVGTPTRNASENAVTRFDATVIDVAADDRSGIIAYLALAARDVPAVVVLAAEDRIAVVLAPAA, encoded by the coding sequence ATGACCGTGGCGACGACACGTACCGGCCAAGGCGGCGTCGACGCGCCGGTCACCCCGCCGAAGATCGTCCGGCAGCGACGGGTCCGGCCCGGCCTGCTCGGGCTGGCGGTGCTGCTGATCGCCCTCGGCGGGCTCGGGTCCGCCTTCGCGGTCACCTCGGTCCGGGCCACCGGCTCCTACCTGGCGGTCGCCCGGGACGTGTCGGTCGGTACGGTCCTGTCCGCCGACGACCTGGTGACCGTGCAGGTGGCCGGCGGGCAGGCGATCAAGCCGGTGCCGGCCAGCCAGCTCGACCAGGTCGTCGGGCTGCGGGCCGCGGTCGCCCTGGTGCCCGGCAGCCTGCTCACCCCGGCGCAGTTGACCAACGAGCCGATGATCGGGCCGGACCAGCAGCAGATCGCCCTCGGACTGCGGGCCGACCAGGTGCCGGCCCGGCAGCTGAACCCCGGCGACAAGCTGATCCTCGTCGGCACCCCGACCCGTAACGCCAGCGAGAACGCGGTCACCCGATTCGACGCGACCGTGATCGACGTGGCCGCCGACGACCGCAGCGGGATCATCGCCTACCTGGCACTCGCCGCACGGGACGTGCCGGCGGTGGTGGTGCTCGCCGCCGAGGACAGGATCGCGGTCGTGCTGGCCCCGGCGGCCTGA